The Leptospira brenneri genomic sequence TTGACTTCACCTATGATGCGTTAAAGAGGATTCAGGTTTTAAAAGCTCAACATATCTTTCAGGTATTTGGCTGGAACCTTTCTAAACAAATCACTCACAGAGCATTGCAAGTAATTAAGCAAGGTGATGGAAATGCCAATACGGCGATCACTGCGACTGAAACGGCCACCACCACTTGGAAATACTCCGATTTGGTAAATTTAATTTTAAATCCATCCAAAGGAGCAGAGTTTACACATGCAGTGGTTCATCCAGCATTCTTGGAAAAAATTCTTACGGATGATGTGAATTTCAAACAATTCCAATCCTTAAATGTTTTGGAAGGTTTCCTTAAGGATGGAGAAGTTGCAGGGTTCTTTGGAATCAATTGGAAGACTCACCAAGAGATGGATGCTGAATCTGTTCTCGTTTGGAACAAAAACCTAACTCTCGAACTAATCGAAGATGCAGCTGGCCAACTTGTAGAAAGTGACAAATTCATCCGAGAGCAAATCCACGGAAGTGTAATTTCTTATGACTTTGAGTTCGCGAAGCTTTTCTCAAACAGCTGCGCTCAAAAGAACAAGAAAGCTTAGAGTAACAGAAATATCTGGCGAATAGCCAGATCGCAATTTCATTAAGACAGGAGGATGAAATGAAGTTAAAAATCACGACAATTCTTTTGGCGATTTTTTTGTTCGCAACTGCAAACATTTTCGCCAATCACAAAGAAGCTAAACAATCGAAAACTGCGGTGCATTCGGTTTCTATCGAATCAACTGCAGTTTTCCATACTGGAATCGTAGAGAAAGATTTAGATCAAAATGATTTTGATCAGAACTTTCTTGAAAGTTACAGCAATCTAAAAAATTCAGAAACATCCGGTGGAAAACCAAACAGAACAACGAAAAGAAACCTAATCTATAACAAACAGTATCTTGTTTCTCTAGTCTTTTATCATCCACCTAACGGTGATTTTTCTGTTTTAAGAGTATAGCTCACCTCAAGGAAAAGATTGTTATGTTACACAAAGTACAGGAACTAAAAAAAATAATTCGAGTCCGAGGAAAGGATTTGGATCTGAGTGATTCAACTGAAGGAGGTTTACCTTCTCCATTTGAGTCTTTTTTAGAAACCTGTGCTTTGTTTGCTCATAATAAAATTGAGGATTGGGGTTTTCCTGTCCCTTCAAACGAACCATATAGTCCAAAAATTTTGGCTGCAGAGTTATTACTCATCAAGGCGGAAATTGCGGAGGAATTTGGATTCGATGAAAGTTTTAATCCAGAAGAAGTATCCTCCGGTGGATCAGAAGGAACAAAAGTCAAACGTTCTCGCATGGGAGCGGAAGAACGTGGGGAAATCGCAGAGGCTTTGCGTAACAAAGCTTACCAAATTCTTTTCGGAAAACTTCCTACTCCTTTTGAAGGAGTGGCTTAAATTATATGAGCATCCGATCAATGTTAGACCGTGGGTTTCGAGACACAACGAACGCAGCTATTACAATTTTATCCAAAGAATCTCAACCAGGGAAACAAGGGTTAAACTCAAAGAAAGAAATTTCCTGGAAGCCTATCGGGAGTTTTGATTGTAATTGGATTTGGACCCGATCCGAGGAAGATAACGCCGTCGGCGAACGGCAATCATACTCTGCTATCTGTCAAGTTCTCACAGAAGAACTTGGAGACATTAAGATCACGCAGGAATGCAGAATTCTACGTTCTGCAGTAGCCTTACCAGAGAATCTCAGGAATGAAAGTGAACATTGGTTAATTTCTACAGCCCATCCAGCACAAGAGCTTGATGGATTTTCTGTTAGACGAATAGAGATCTACAAACCAAAAGCCGGAGGAAACTCCGTATGATGTCCGTTACCGATAGTTTTGGGCCAATGCTCGCAAGAGCAATCAGCAAAGGTTCAAAGGTTTTGGAAAAAGCACAGGCACAAAACGCCGCTGTTGTTCAATCCAACATCATCAAAGGAATCCGTTCACAAAAGTATGTGACTAATTGGCCTTCGCTCAGCGAAGCAACAAAGAAACGAAAGAGAAAGCTAAGGCTATCTCCATTGACTTTGGTTGCCCATGGTGATTACTCTTCCAGTTTTGAAACTAGAAAACATGACAATACCACCTATGAAGTTGGTACAAATCGTCCAGATGCTCGCAGACATGAGTTTGGTTTTGAGGCAGGTGGCGAACCAGAACGGCCACATGTTCGTCCAGCCTTAAAAGATTCTGCCGAGCAAATCAAAGAAAACTACGTCCGTGCAGTGTCGGAGATTTTTGAATGAAAGCACATCATATCGATTATATCAAATTGATGATCGCAAGTTGTGTTGCAGTTCCGGAGGATTTGGAACCGGGTCTTGACGATACCCCTATGCCTATTATCCCAGCGGACAAAGTGTTTGAATATATTCCTAAACTTGATGATCTGCAAGTTTCGATTCCTTGTGCCGTGATCAAATACAATGGGTCGACTAACCGCAAATGGAAAAATAGGAAACATCGGTTATCTACTATCGTTCGTCCAGAAGGTAAGTTTTTCAAGAATGCAGTTAGGAATGTTGAACAAGAAATCAAATACACAATCGATTTTTGGCTAAGTGATCCTTCGTTAGATGTAATTAGCTCTGTAACAGAACGTGGGATACTTGATCAATGTTTGCTGTATATCGCACGCCATCGCCAAGCGAAAACAATGGAAGAAATTCCATTTGAAATTAGATCAGGGATCACGAATACGGTTGATGATCCTGAAGCACAAAACGGCTATTATAAGCTAATCCTAGAAATTATTTTTAAGGATGGTCTTTATACAATCGAAGAAGAAGAGACATTAGCAGGAGTCACTCTAGAGATTCAAGAACCTGTTCAGATTGAGAGGAAATAGTGGATCGTTTTCAAATTCAAACGGTTATTCAGCAAGTAAGGATCCCTGATGGGGCCATACTCAAAAAAAACATACTCGATATAACCTCTACGCATGATTGCGAAGAAGTGATAGAGAGACTACAAATAGAACTCACCCAACTTGCTGGACCAAAGGAAGTTCCCATCGCGGAACTGACAAACGTTCAGCTTTTACATGTTTATGGGATCTGGGCAGAAACCAGTTCTTCGGCAAACATAAAGAAGGATGAGCCAGCTCCGTTCGAATTCGAGTTAAACAACTCCGAGGTTTGGGTTAAAACCAAGGAACTTAAACTCGCCGGTTTGGAAAATCTAACTCTACTTAGAGTTAGGTGTCCCATCCCAGATCTTAAAATGAAATGTGTGTTTTTTGTCGGCGCAAAAGGAGAACAATAACAATGCCTATCGGTTCAGTAACAACAACCCACCAAAGTGGTGGACTTAACAATGCGGATGGATTCGAGGATCGAATTCACGCGAAAATCGGGGAAGCCGAATTAGGTGATCCAGATTCATTTAAACTGATTTTTTCTTTGCAGGAAGCAAAGGATTATTTTGGGAGAGGCCCACTTGTGGATTCCCTCCAACAACATTTTGAAGAATTCGATGAGGCAGCTGGTGAAGTTCCCGTGCCAGTGCTTGCAGGAAGACCTGCAAACGACACTGTGGGAACAATTGATCCACCAGTTTCTGCAGAGTCAAATACTGGTGCTGCACCGCTGCCAACAGCCAGCGGAACACCGACTGGATCAAGGAACGTCGTCTTGCGTGTAACAAAAGCAGGTGCTCTAGGTGCTGCCGAAATTCGTAAATCGGAAGACGGTGGTGTGAACTTTGCACCCGCAGTAGTTTTACCAGTTAGTGGAGTCATTGCACTTGCGGTTGGAGTATCTGCAACTTTTGTGAATGCGGCAACACCTGCAGATTCGTTTAAAGTTGGTGATACTTGGACATTTGTGATTAAAGCTCCTTCAGCTTCGATGACAAGTATTTTGGCATGTGTATCTTCCTTGAAAAAATTGGATATGGCTGATCATCCGTTCTACTTCGTTCATGTATTAAAAGGAGTTACGAGAGCGATTGCTGTTTCTATTGGTCAGTTGCTTACGGAAATGCGAAATGAAAAACTCTTTCGTTTGTTCGCAATCGTTGAAACTGAAAGCAAACAAACAGCACCAGAGTCCGAAACTGTACCAGCTTATTTCCAAAGAATCCAGGATGAATGGGATTCTTTTCAAAGCGAAAATGTATGTGTTGTAGGTGCGGAAGGCCGGTATATTGGTGGCGGTATTGAGTCAGCTGGTGGTTGGAATGCCGCAAAAGAAATCTCAGAAACAAGTGAGGTTTACCGGAACGCAGCAACTTTTCTTTGCGCTCGAATCGCAGCAGGTCGTGTAAACGAAAGTGCAGCTTGGGTGAAGAAAAATAAATCTCGTACTTTCATCGGAGTTCGTTATTGGAATGGAGCTTACAACACGTATCTCAAACCTTTGGATAACTTTGGTTTAACGATGCTCCAAATGTATCCAGATGAACGGGGTGTTTTCATCGCAAGTGATAACCTCATGGCAGCTGCCGATTCAGATTTTAAGTATATTCCTGAAATGAGGCGTAAAAACAAATTAGAACGCATCATCTACAAAACATCCCTTCCATTCTTAAAAATGGATACGGAAACAAATTCGGGATCCGGAGGATTGGACGCAGTCAAAGCGTATTGCGATAAGGCAGTCGCAGAGGCAATGGAAAAACCGGGTGAAGCAGAGATTTCAGGACATGAAATTGTTTTTGGAAAGGTCAAGAAAGTTGGGAACCAAAAGGTTTTGCCTGCAACGATCAAGATGTTCATTCGTGATAGGCTGGATGCGATCCAGTGGACAACCCAATTCGGGCAAGTAGCACAATAAGGAGGATTTGAAATGGTTAAACCAGGTGATGTTTTACCACAGAGTTTGAGTTTTGAAAATTTTACGGCAAACGTAATGGCCCGAGAACTGATTAAGTTCTCTGAGTTCTCATTAGACTACGAAAAGGAAGTGGCGTTCAAACTGGGAAAAGGCGGAGAGCCGGTCAGTTGGACTGTGAAGAGCTATAAACGTTCTGCGAAACTCAAAATTCAATTAGGCGAACTCAAGTATATGTTCCAAGCAGCAATTGCCATGGGTGGTGATTTACTGAAACTGCCGCCTTTTCCCGTAACTGCGACTGCAGAAAGTGAGGACGGAACGTTCAAATTGGTCATCCCTGCTGTCACAATTACGAAAGTCCCTCTTTCATTCAAAGAAGGTGACGACACCGCAGAAGTTGAATTGGATCTTGCAGTGACAAGTTATCCGATTATCACATTTACATAGTTAGGAGGTAAATTATGGATATTAGTTCTGAACAAACAGTTACGATAACAGATTTTAAAGCGGCTATGGATTTATTCCCAAAGGAATACGTTCTGGTCGATGGAGAATTTCTCGAAACATACAAAGAGCCGATTTCAATCGTTAAACGCTTTTTAGAGCCAGTTGGCGGACTGCACTTACTGGAAGCGGACGAAAAATCAGTGCTAATGAGAGTCCCATCCAAAGAAATTTTAGAAAAGGTAGTGAAGCGTGCAGACAAACTCACCGGAACTGAATCAGATCTGCAACTCATTGCTGATTGCTCAGTTTATCCGAATGCAAATACGTTTCAGTCTTGGGTAAACTCTGGTAGCCCTGGTCTTGCCTCAGCATTTGCTAAAAAACTTCTTCAGTTAGCAAAAGTTAACCAAGAGGTGACCGCAAAAAAGCTGTAAAAGACCGGCAGTCGGAACTTAAAACACCGTATACTCAGTTAGAAATCCTGAATGCGGTATTTTTTCCGAGGCGAAAAATGCCTGATGTTATGGATATTGAAGGATTAATTAACTTAAACGAGGACATTAATTGGTTTCAAGAACGATTGATCGATATTGTAGCAGCAGGCGTGAACAGGGGTTTGGTTAAGTCATTTCCCTCTTGACTTTTTTAGGAAACATAGGTAGTCTAATAAACATGGATGAGAAAGAGCAAAAGGAACGAATGGAGAGAATCAATCGACAGATGCACATCGATAATAGACAGATTAAAGACGATGTAAATCTTGCGACATGGGCTTTAATCATTCCTTTTTTTGGTCTCTTTACTGCCAGAAATATTGTTGATAAATCAACAAGAGTCATTGCATACGTTGGCTGTTTTGCAAACTTTATGATTACCGTGTTTCCATTGGTGTATGAGCAATGGAAACATTTGAACTAGGAGTTGTTCTTACATTAAAAGACTCAATGATCGGAGAGGTGAAACGCCTCAAAGATGAGTGGAATAATCTTCGTGAGACTCTCAAATTAACAGAAAATCAAGTTCGCTCAATTGATAATAGCTTTGCTAATTCTCAGAAATGGGGAAAGGTCATGGCTTGGGGAACTGCCGCAACCATGGGTTTTTCCAAAGGTATGATTACAGCTCGGATGGAAACATCTAAGCTGGAAAAAGAACTCCAGACTCTCGGCTTTTCCATTGAAGATATTCAGTTTCTTTCTGCGCAAGGATCTCACCTTTCCGTGGAAACTGGAATTGACAAAGGCGAGATTCTAACCGGCTTTTATGATCTCAAGTCCGCAGTCGAAAGTCTTGATGCCGCGGCCCTTCCGAAATTCGCAGAATCAGTAAAAAAAACAGCTATTGCGACAAAGGGTTCATTTGCCGACTTATCAAAGTTATTTGGTATGACTTACAACCAATACAAAACAATGTATTCTGGTATGTCTGATGCCGATTTTGGGCGAATGGTCGGAAATACAATCACTGAAGCTTCACGCTTATATAGAACAGACGGTGCTGCAATGAACCAGGCTATGAATAGCTTAGGATCCGCTGCAGCTTCCCTTAATGTTACATTCACGGAACAGTCTGCGGTTTTAGGAAGATTACAGAATGTTATGAATCCAGGAGAAGCCGGAACAGCTTACCGAGCTTTCCTTTCTAAAATTGGGCCTGGTATGAAATCCATTGGACTCAGTGCAACCGATGGTGCAGGAAAACTCAAATCTATGCCTGCAGTTCTGCAAGAGATCAATAACAAGTTTGGTGAAATCGATGCGACAAACGACCTTCCTATACTCATCAAAGCCTTCGGGGAAGAAGGTGTAAAAACAATCCAGAACCTAATGCCTCACATCGGCAAACTTCAGCAAGATATCGATTATCTCGGCGGTACTGTTAACAATATGGATTTCTCTGCATTTGAAACTGCATCGGAAACAGTGACAGAAAACACTGGAGCCCAGTGGCATAGAGTTACAAGTTCGATCAAGGCGTTAGGTGATACATTTGCAAGCGTTACGGATGGGCCGGTCTCTGGTTTTCTTGGAATGATCGCTGATGGAACTGGTCATTTGATTGAATTCGTTAATGAAAGCGAGAAGTTTCGATTCTTCGCTGGTTGGGTATTGGTTGGGATTCCGCCACTGGTAGCACTTGGCGGAGCGATCGCTTCTTACATCTACTTTATGAAAGCTTATACCGCAGTAAAAGTTGTGGCAACAGCAGCAAATGCTCGCTATACAGGATCTGTCCTTTTGGAAACAGGAGCGGTTTTTTATAACGCTGGTGCCTATGTAGTGAATAAGGCTGCCTTGATGGGAAATACTGTGGCGACTTACATTGCCACATCAGCGACAAGAGCAGCATCCATTGCAAGAGCCACCAACATTGCCCTACTCGGAGTGGAGAGAACAAGTATTGGTCTTACAGGAATGGTATATGCAGTAGTTTCTGGGAAAACTTCCCTTGCCACTGCTGCACAGTGGGCATTCAATACAGCTCTTTCTGCTAACCCGGTTGGTGTTGTAATTATCGCTCTAGTCGCATTAGTAGCAGTCGTTGTTTTGGTAATCAATTACTGGGAAGAAATAACATCTGCAGTTAGTTCTACATGGCAAGAACATAAGCAACTAATCACTGTTTTGCTAGCACTGAGTGGTCCAATTGGATGGACCATTGCTGCGTTGGGTCATATAATAGATAACTGGGAGGCGATCACAGGAGCGGTGCAAAAAGCCTACATTTGGACCAAAAAGTTTTTTTCGGATGAAACAGGAAAAAAAGAAATTGATTTAGAATATAGTGTCGGTCAGGCAAGTTCTAAAATTAAAACATTAGAAAAGCAAAGACAGGATATGCTTAAAGC encodes the following:
- a CDS encoding phage virion morphogenesis protein; translated protein: MMSVTDSFGPMLARAISKGSKVLEKAQAQNAAVVQSNIIKGIRSQKYVTNWPSLSEATKKRKRKLRLSPLTLVAHGDYSSSFETRKHDNTTYEVGTNRPDARRHEFGFEAGGEPERPHVRPALKDSAEQIKENYVRAVSEIFE
- a CDS encoding phage tail tape measure protein; this translates as METFELGVVLTLKDSMIGEVKRLKDEWNNLRETLKLTENQVRSIDNSFANSQKWGKVMAWGTAATMGFSKGMITARMETSKLEKELQTLGFSIEDIQFLSAQGSHLSVETGIDKGEILTGFYDLKSAVESLDAAALPKFAESVKKTAIATKGSFADLSKLFGMTYNQYKTMYSGMSDADFGRMVGNTITEASRLYRTDGAAMNQAMNSLGSAAASLNVTFTEQSAVLGRLQNVMNPGEAGTAYRAFLSKIGPGMKSIGLSATDGAGKLKSMPAVLQEINNKFGEIDATNDLPILIKAFGEEGVKTIQNLMPHIGKLQQDIDYLGGTVNNMDFSAFETASETVTENTGAQWHRVTSSIKALGDTFASVTDGPVSGFLGMIADGTGHLIEFVNESEKFRFFAGWVLVGIPPLVALGGAIASYIYFMKAYTAVKVVATAANARYTGSVLLETGAVFYNAGAYVVNKAALMGNTVATYIATSATRAASIARATNIALLGVERTSIGLTGMVYAVVSGKTSLATAAQWAFNTALSANPVGVVIIALVALVAVVVLVINYWEEITSAVSSTWQEHKQLITVLLALSGPIGWTIAALGHIIDNWEAITGAVQKAYIWTKKFFSDETGKKEIDLEYSVGQASSKIKTLEKQRQDMLKAGMGNSQTYKGLEESISALKTKRANDEAELGQISAFKSQMQTLGETKELLEKQRKGLKSGSQAFQEYSAQIGEVQSKIDALNKSGYTGMAKQIALSKPTTATSSISSDSVLKAA
- a CDS encoding LIC10173 family protein — encoded protein: MKAHHIDYIKLMIASCVAVPEDLEPGLDDTPMPIIPADKVFEYIPKLDDLQVSIPCAVIKYNGSTNRKWKNRKHRLSTIVRPEGKFFKNAVRNVEQEIKYTIDFWLSDPSLDVISSVTERGILDQCLLYIARHRQAKTMEEIPFEIRSGITNTVDDPEAQNGYYKLILEIIFKDGLYTIEEEETLAGVTLEIQEPVQIERK
- a CDS encoding DUF2586 family protein, whose amino-acid sequence is MPIGSVTTTHQSGGLNNADGFEDRIHAKIGEAELGDPDSFKLIFSLQEAKDYFGRGPLVDSLQQHFEEFDEAAGEVPVPVLAGRPANDTVGTIDPPVSAESNTGAAPLPTASGTPTGSRNVVLRVTKAGALGAAEIRKSEDGGVNFAPAVVLPVSGVIALAVGVSATFVNAATPADSFKVGDTWTFVIKAPSASMTSILACVSSLKKLDMADHPFYFVHVLKGVTRAIAVSIGQLLTEMRNEKLFRLFAIVETESKQTAPESETVPAYFQRIQDEWDSFQSENVCVVGAEGRYIGGGIESAGGWNAAKEISETSEVYRNAATFLCARIAAGRVNESAAWVKKNKSRTFIGVRYWNGAYNTYLKPLDNFGLTMLQMYPDERGVFIASDNLMAAADSDFKYIPEMRRKNKLERIIYKTSLPFLKMDTETNSGSGGLDAVKAYCDKAVAEAMEKPGEAEISGHEIVFGKVKKVGNQKVLPATIKMFIRDRLDAIQWTTQFGQVAQ
- a CDS encoding LIC_10177 family protein; its protein translation is MDISSEQTVTITDFKAAMDLFPKEYVLVDGEFLETYKEPISIVKRFLEPVGGLHLLEADEKSVLMRVPSKEILEKVVKRADKLTGTESDLQLIADCSVYPNANTFQSWVNSGSPGLASAFAKKLLQLAKVNQEVTAKKL